In Candidatus Mycalebacterium zealandia, one DNA window encodes the following:
- the rpoB gene encoding DNA-directed RNA polymerase subunit beta produces MLNSQSVDKTKLRKTFSKIPPIQDIPNLLNVQTESYKRFLQEDINLENRVERKDHGLHAVFKAIFPIENYSERTSLDFVHYSLGQRVDDEDGNPIKDKNGHEIYDGQPKFDEMECRLKNYDYTVSLYVTLRLIVWEEDGNEIRDVAEQDVYLGEIPKMTESGSFIIGGAERVIVNQIHRSPGVLFDGPKLGDQHQLSAESFVAKIIPQDGRWLDFDFDSKNFLNVRIDRRKRFLVTLFLKALGYTEKEILNHFYGMETVRFGKDGGLSKEINPETIIYQKSSEDIKKGDEVIIKKGKKFTQRNIERLKSLKIDAVSLESESELFDKICAEDIFTKDGEVIARFGEKITEETLQAARDNSIEKISLYYMDDISVPFSVADTLIEEKRVYGDLINNTFALKVKQGKAGKEEFSKLTGNLSGFLGETKDENTVCFENLPMNEIEGLRNKFTKIGAEIEVFCDGAIVEIYKKFRPTNPPSAEAVRVFFSDMFFNPSKYRLSQVGRKKLNYKLKHNVDEEILRLTREDIIQTLQYLLELKGGRRQVDDIDHLGNRGVKTVGELIEDTFYSGLEKFSRSVKERIGYQSIENKMPREIVVPKVVDTIVRDFFKTGQLSQFMDQTNPLSEITHKRRLSALGPKGLTRERAGFAVRDIHSSHYGRICPVETPEGPNIGLISSISTYAEIDDYGFIRTPYRVVKNGKVTDDIVKMSALEEEEKNIIIAQANAPLDNKGRFVLDFVSCRSEGDIKMAEKDKVTHMDVSPSQLVSISASLIPFLEHDDANRALMGSNMQRQAAPLIKAVAPLVGTGLESSVAKDSGVAVIAKEDGEVIHADSEIIVVKNSKMAKSADSLDSGVEIYKMIKFRKSNQGTCWNQTPIVFKGQKVVKGQVIADGPSTKNGELALGQNIMVSFMPWGGYNFEDAILISERIVKDNVFTSVHIEKFECQARETKLGREEITQDIPNIGEDALKNLDESGIVRVGSTVNMGDILVGKISPKGEMRLSQEEKLLRAIFGDKARDVKDTSLRSHSSIPGTVIDVKVLTSRAVSEKDPRAKNIEIDDIEKIKGEMEYVSRILKQSAVETMASLLKGKKASSDIKSKGEKMISKGDSFTADNLTLLDLEDIREIKVEPKALSEQVKVAVDAVLRQIDNLKEKYEDNKKKLEQKDDLAPGVLKTVKVYVAVKMNLQVGDKMAGRHGNKGVISRILPQEDMPYMEDGTPVDMVLNPLGVPSRMNVGQVLETHLGWASRKIGEQLNEYIEQHYGAAALKAKLKESYGNRGEDTSFIDKMNEDETHNFVKAIKDGIPVASPVFDGATEEEIKSFMSLAGLSDDGKTTLFDGRTGEPFDQKVTVGIMYMLKLHHLVEEKIHARSIGPYSLVTQQPLGGKAHFGGQRLGEMEVWALEAYGAAHTLQEFLTVKSDDVIGRTKMFASIVEGKMALDPGIPESFNVLRKELQSLGLQIDLVSESDEEMAELQSGAAKQ; encoded by the coding sequence ATATTGAATTCACAATCGGTTGATAAAACAAAACTGAGAAAGACATTTTCTAAAATACCCCCTATTCAGGACATTCCTAATCTTTTGAATGTTCAGACCGAGTCATACAAGCGGTTTTTACAGGAAGATATAAATCTGGAAAACCGGGTGGAAAGAAAAGACCACGGTCTCCATGCTGTTTTTAAAGCCATTTTTCCGATAGAAAACTACTCGGAGAGAACTTCTCTTGATTTTGTGCACTACAGCCTCGGGCAAAGGGTTGATGATGAAGACGGAAACCCCATCAAAGATAAAAACGGTCATGAGATTTATGATGGGCAGCCGAAATTTGACGAGATGGAGTGCCGGCTAAAGAACTATGACTACACGGTGTCGCTTTATGTAACTCTGCGCTTAATAGTGTGGGAGGAAGACGGAAACGAAATCCGGGATGTTGCCGAACAGGATGTCTATCTGGGCGAAATCCCCAAAATGACCGAGAGCGGCTCTTTCATTATAGGCGGCGCGGAAAGGGTGATTGTTAATCAGATACACCGTTCCCCCGGCGTGCTTTTTGACGGTCCGAAACTCGGAGATCAGCACCAGCTTTCAGCTGAGTCATTTGTCGCGAAAATCATTCCTCAGGACGGCAGATGGCTTGATTTTGATTTTGACTCAAAAAACTTTCTTAACGTCCGTATTGACCGCAGAAAAAGGTTTCTTGTTACGCTTTTTCTTAAAGCACTGGGATATACGGAGAAAGAGATTCTTAACCATTTTTACGGCATGGAAACTGTCCGGTTTGGAAAAGACGGCGGCCTTTCAAAAGAAATAAATCCGGAAACAATCATTTATCAGAAAAGTTCCGAGGACATCAAGAAAGGCGACGAAGTTATTATCAAAAAAGGCAAGAAGTTCACTCAAAGAAATATTGAAAGATTGAAAAGTTTGAAAATAGACGCCGTTTCTCTGGAGAGTGAATCGGAACTGTTTGACAAGATATGCGCCGAAGACATATTCACAAAAGACGGTGAAGTCATCGCAAGATTTGGAGAAAAAATCACCGAAGAAACTCTGCAAGCCGCCAGAGATAATTCAATTGAAAAAATCTCACTCTACTACATGGACGATATTTCCGTTCCTTTTTCGGTTGCCGACACTTTGATTGAAGAAAAAAGGGTTTACGGAGACTTAATCAATAACACTTTTGCCCTTAAAGTTAAACAGGGCAAAGCCGGAAAGGAAGAGTTTTCAAAACTGACCGGCAATTTGTCCGGTTTTCTTGGTGAAACCAAAGATGAAAATACGGTGTGTTTTGAAAATCTTCCCATGAACGAAATCGAAGGGCTTCGGAACAAGTTCACCAAAATTGGCGCCGAGATTGAGGTTTTCTGCGACGGGGCGATTGTTGAGATATACAAAAAATTCCGCCCCACCAATCCGCCAAGCGCGGAGGCGGTAAGAGTTTTCTTTTCCGACATGTTTTTCAACCCCTCCAAATACCGGCTTTCGCAGGTTGGAAGGAAAAAACTGAACTACAAACTCAAACACAACGTTGACGAGGAAATTCTCAGGCTTACGCGCGAAGACATCATCCAAACCCTGCAATATCTTTTGGAACTCAAAGGCGGTCGCAGGCAGGTGGATGACATAGATCATCTCGGCAACCGCGGGGTTAAAACCGTGGGCGAATTGATAGAAGACACTTTCTACAGCGGGCTTGAAAAGTTCTCGCGCTCCGTGAAAGAAAGGATTGGATACCAGAGCATAGAAAACAAAATGCCCAGAGAGATAGTGGTGCCGAAGGTTGTAGACACAATAGTCAGGGACTTTTTCAAAACGGGTCAATTGTCGCAGTTTATGGATCAGACCAACCCGCTTTCGGAAATCACTCATAAAAGGCGTCTCAGTGCGCTGGGTCCAAAGGGGCTTACGCGCGAAAGAGCGGGATTTGCCGTCAGGGACATTCACTCATCGCATTACGGGCGGATTTGTCCGGTTGAAACGCCCGAGGGACCAAACATCGGTCTTATATCAAGCATCAGCACTTACGCTGAAATTGACGATTACGGATTTATTCGCACTCCCTACCGCGTTGTTAAAAATGGGAAAGTAACAGATGACATCGTAAAGATGAGCGCTCTTGAGGAAGAGGAGAAAAATATCATCATAGCGCAGGCAAACGCTCCTCTGGACAACAAGGGAAGGTTTGTTCTAGATTTTGTTTCCTGCCGCTCCGAGGGCGACATTAAAATGGCAGAAAAAGACAAGGTTACCCATATGGACGTTTCGCCGTCCCAGCTTGTCTCAATCTCCGCTTCTTTGATACCGTTTCTTGAACACGATGACGCGAACAGGGCTCTTATGGGTTCAAACATGCAGAGGCAGGCGGCTCCTTTAATTAAGGCGGTCGCGCCGCTTGTGGGAACGGGGCTTGAGTCTTCAGTTGCAAAAGACTCCGGAGTTGCGGTTATTGCAAAAGAGGATGGTGAAGTTATTCACGCGGATTCCGAGATTATTGTTGTGAAAAACAGCAAGATGGCAAAATCCGCCGACTCTTTGGATTCCGGCGTGGAAATATACAAAATGATCAAGTTCAGGAAATCCAATCAGGGAACCTGCTGGAACCAGACTCCTATTGTTTTCAAGGGTCAGAAAGTGGTTAAAGGGCAGGTTATTGCGGACGGTCCCTCAACCAAAAATGGTGAACTGGCGCTGGGGCAGAACATTATGGTGTCGTTTATGCCATGGGGCGGATACAATTTTGAAGATGCGATACTTATTAGTGAAAGAATTGTAAAAGACAACGTTTTCACTTCCGTTCACATAGAAAAGTTTGAATGTCAGGCGAGAGAAACCAAATTGGGGCGCGAGGAAATCACCCAAGACATTCCCAATATTGGAGAGGACGCACTCAAAAATCTTGATGAAAGCGGCATAGTCCGGGTTGGCTCAACTGTCAATATGGGAGATATCCTTGTGGGCAAAATCTCTCCGAAAGGCGAGATGCGTCTGTCGCAAGAGGAAAAACTTCTTCGCGCCATTTTCGGAGACAAAGCAAGAGATGTCAAAGACACCTCCCTTAGAAGTCATTCCTCCATTCCCGGCACAGTTATAGATGTCAAAGTGCTGACTTCGCGCGCGGTTTCGGAAAAAGACCCGAGGGCGAAAAATATTGAAATTGATGACATTGAGAAAATCAAAGGCGAAATGGAATACGTATCGCGCATTTTGAAACAGAGCGCGGTTGAAACCATGGCGTCTTTGCTGAAAGGCAAGAAGGCGTCTTCAGACATTAAGAGTAAAGGCGAAAAGATGATTTCCAAGGGAGACTCTTTTACCGCTGACAACCTCACGCTTCTTGATCTTGAAGATATCAGGGAAATAAAAGTTGAGCCGAAGGCTCTTTCCGAACAAGTCAAGGTGGCGGTAGACGCAGTTTTAAGACAGATAGACAACCTCAAAGAGAAGTATGAGGATAATAAAAAGAAACTTGAACAAAAAGACGACCTCGCGCCGGGTGTTCTCAAAACCGTCAAGGTCTATGTTGCTGTAAAAATGAATCTTCAGGTCGGAGACAAAATGGCGGGACGGCATGGCAACAAGGGTGTGATTTCACGGATTCTTCCTCAAGAAGATATGCCTTATATGGAGGACGGCACGCCGGTTGATATGGTGCTCAACCCTCTGGGAGTTCCGTCCCGAATGAATGTCGGGCAGGTTCTGGAAACGCATCTGGGCTGGGCAAGCAGGAAAATCGGAGAGCAGCTCAATGAATATATTGAGCAACACTACGGAGCCGCGGCGCTTAAAGCCAAACTCAAGGAATCTTATGGAAACCGGGGCGAGGACACTTCTTTTATAGACAAAATGAACGAAGACGAAACGCACAATTTTGTCAAAGCCATCAAAGACGGTATTCCCGTCGCATCTCCGGTTTTTGACGGAGCGACCGAAGAGGAGATAAAAAGTTTTATGAGCCTCGCAGGGCTTTCAGATGATGGAAAAACAACCCTGTTTGATGGCCGCACGGGAGAGCCGTTTGACCAGAAAGTAACAGTCGGAATTATGTATATGCTCAAACTTCACCACCTTGTTGAGGAGAAGATTCATGCGCGTTCAATAGGGCCTTACTCACTTGTCACGCAGCAACCGCTCGGCGGAAAGGCGCATTTCGGTGGGCAACGGCTCGGTGAGATGGAGGTCTGGGCTCTTGAGGCATACGGCGCCGCACACACACTTCAAGAGTTTTTGACGGTCAAGTCCGACGATGTGATTGGAAGAACAAAGATGTTCGCGTCAATCGTTGAAGGCAAAATGGCGCTTGATCCCGGGATTCCGGAATCTTTCAATGTTCTCAGGAAAGAACTTCAATCGCTCGGACTTCAAATAGATTTGGTTTCCGAGAGCGATGAGGAAATGGCAGAATTGCAGTCTGGAGCGGCAAAACAGTAA
- the rplL gene encoding 50S ribosomal protein L7/L12 has translation MADLTKAEVLTYLEKASMMEISELIKEIEEKFDIKAAPQVAVAAAPAADAAAEDAGAAEKTEFSITLKDVGSNKIQVIKVVREIAGLGLKESKDLVESAPKLIKEGLKKEEAEEFKKKFEESGATAELA, from the coding sequence ATGGCTGATTTAACAAAAGCAGAGGTGCTTACCTACCTTGAGAAAGCCAGCATGATGGAGATTTCTGAGCTTATCAAGGAGATTGAGGAGAAGTTTGACATTAAAGCGGCTCCTCAGGTTGCAGTGGCTGCGGCTCCTGCGGCGGACGCGGCGGCGGAAGACGCCGGAGCCGCTGAGAAAACGGAATTCAGTATCACTCTTAAAGATGTGGGATCCAACAAGATTCAGGTCATTAAAGTCGTCAGAGAAATTGCCGGCTTGGGACTTAAAGAGTCCAAAGATCTTGTTGAAAGTGCTCCCAAACTTATCAAAGAGGGGCTGAAGAAAGAAGAAGCTGAAGAGTTTAAGAAGAAGTTTGAGGAATCTGGCGCGACTGCGGAACTCGCCTAA
- the rplJ gene encoding 50S ribosomal protein L10: MQREEKKQIIEELSEVFKNPVSVFVIEYRGLNVNSMQSVREQVKDTDAELRVVKNKFLLKACEGTEVEKIKDLFAGPTAIAICGEEFPATAKVFTQARKQFEQIVVKGGLIDGKVCGFEEIEEIAKLPSRQTLISIFASTLATPLSNFVGALDRMRSGVYYALESLKQKKDAEEPAKETAEIKPEETQAADARTEEAAPQADSGESASGGNAEVKAEGTETSEAKKEESESEKGSSPAENTPEKQSSEDKNKKEENSDG; the protein is encoded by the coding sequence ATGCAGAGGGAAGAGAAAAAACAAATCATAGAAGAACTGTCGGAAGTTTTTAAAAATCCGGTTTCAGTTTTTGTGATTGAATACAGAGGGCTTAACGTCAATAGTATGCAGTCTGTCAGAGAACAGGTGAAAGATACGGATGCGGAACTGCGTGTTGTGAAGAATAAATTTCTTCTCAAGGCATGCGAAGGCACTGAGGTTGAGAAAATCAAGGACCTTTTTGCGGGTCCGACCGCAATTGCCATATGTGGCGAAGAATTCCCGGCGACCGCAAAAGTTTTCACTCAGGCGCGCAAGCAGTTTGAGCAGATTGTTGTTAAAGGCGGTCTTATTGACGGCAAAGTTTGCGGCTTTGAGGAGATTGAAGAGATTGCAAAACTGCCCTCAAGGCAGACGCTTATATCCATATTCGCTTCCACTCTCGCGACTCCGCTTTCGAACTTCGTCGGCGCTCTTGACCGCATGCGTTCCGGAGTTTACTACGCCCTTGAATCCTTGAAACAGAAAAAAGATGCTGAAGAACCTGCGAAGGAAACCGCAGAAATCAAACCTGAAGAAACTCAAGCGGCGGATGCAAGAACAGAAGAGGCCGCTCCGCAAGCGGACAGTGGCGAAAGCGCTTCCGGAGGAAATGCTGAAGTGAAAGCCGAAGGAACGGAAACATCCGAGGCAAAAAAAGAAGAATCTGAATCTGAAAAAGGAAGTTCTCCGGCCGAAAACACGCCGGAAAAACAATCTTCTGAAGACAAAAACAAAAAGGAGGAAAACAGCGATGGCTGA
- a CDS encoding 50S ribosomal protein L1: MAKRGKRYAELREKIGNQSVYSVEEAVDLIPQTSAAKFDGSVDIAVKLGIDSKNADQQIRGSLVLPHGTGKNVRVLVFAKDAKAAEAKEAGADYAGFEDLVEKIEKENWLEFDVAIATPDVMSEVGKLGKFLGPRGLMPAPKMGTVTNEIATVVKQSKGGRIEFKNDKGSVVHAPLGKSSFEVSKIKENLVFMLYSLNKMKPASSKGDFFKKVSISNTMGPSINVDLVSIKEEIKAFAGRI, encoded by the coding sequence ATGGCAAAAAGAGGTAAAAGATACGCGGAGTTACGCGAAAAGATTGGTAATCAGTCCGTTTACAGTGTTGAAGAGGCGGTTGATTTGATTCCTCAAACAAGCGCGGCGAAGTTTGACGGTTCCGTGGACATCGCGGTCAAACTCGGAATTGACTCTAAAAACGCGGACCAGCAGATAAGAGGGTCCCTTGTTCTGCCTCATGGCACGGGCAAGAATGTCAGAGTGCTTGTTTTTGCCAAAGACGCAAAAGCCGCCGAAGCGAAAGAGGCGGGCGCGGACTATGCCGGTTTTGAAGATCTTGTGGAAAAAATTGAAAAGGAAAACTGGCTTGAATTTGATGTTGCAATCGCGACCCCCGATGTTATGTCGGAAGTTGGCAAGCTCGGAAAGTTTCTTGGTCCGAGAGGTTTGATGCCGGCTCCCAAAATGGGCACCGTAACAAATGAAATTGCCACAGTGGTTAAACAGTCAAAAGGCGGAAGAATAGAGTTCAAAAATGACAAAGGCAGCGTTGTCCATGCTCCGCTCGGGAAAAGTTCATTTGAGGTCTCCAAGATAAAGGAGAATCTGGTTTTTATGCTTTACTCGCTCAACAAGATGAAGCCTGCTTCTTCAAAGGGTGATTTTTTCAAAAAGGTGAGCATATCAAACACAATGGGGCCGTCCATCAATGTTGATCTCGTCAGTATCAAGGAAGAAATAAAAGCGTTTGCGGGAAGAATTTAA
- the rplK gene encoding 50S ribosomal protein L11 codes for MKEIGGYLKLLVPAGKASPSPQISPALGQKGINIMEFCKAFNEQTAGKEGLLPVVITVYKDKSFSLEIKAPPVSYFLKKAANVDKGSANVPREKVGTVTMKQVDEIAEKKMQDLNTKDIEAARNIILGSARSIGIDVE; via the coding sequence ATGAAAGAAATAGGCGGATATCTTAAATTACTTGTTCCTGCGGGCAAAGCATCTCCTTCCCCGCAGATAAGCCCTGCGCTTGGTCAGAAGGGGATTAACATAATGGAGTTTTGTAAGGCTTTTAATGAACAAACCGCCGGCAAAGAGGGTTTGCTTCCGGTTGTTATAACGGTTTACAAGGATAAATCTTTTTCCCTCGAGATTAAGGCGCCGCCGGTTTCGTATTTTCTCAAAAAAGCAGCGAATGTGGACAAAGGCTCTGCCAATGTCCCAAGGGAGAAAGTTGGCACAGTTACGATGAAGCAGGTTGATGAAATAGCGGAAAAAAAGATGCAGGACTTGAACACGAAAGACATTGAGGCGGCGAGAAACATAATTCTCGGAAGTGCGAGAAGCATCGGGATTGACGTGGAGTAG
- the nusG gene encoding transcription termination/antitermination factor NusG encodes METSKRKWYVVQVSTGYEKKVKSFIEEKVRALGDGVPIGEVLLPIETLVESKKDSKEKTSEKMFFPGYVLVNMEMKEQTWHFIKEIPRVNGFVGEEIKSGRIDPALVSAIEDEEIVKLKSQIQEGTLKPKLNISFEQGETVQVVEGPFANLSGVIREINPEKGKVLISVSIFGRSTPIELDFNQIEQM; translated from the coding sequence ATGGAAACGTCAAAAAGAAAGTGGTATGTGGTTCAGGTGAGCACTGGATATGAGAAGAAAGTGAAGTCTTTTATCGAGGAAAAAGTGCGCGCTTTGGGAGATGGTGTGCCGATAGGTGAGGTCCTGCTTCCGATTGAAACTCTTGTTGAGTCAAAAAAAGACAGCAAGGAAAAAACTTCAGAGAAGATGTTTTTCCCGGGCTACGTGCTTGTAAACATGGAAATGAAAGAGCAGACTTGGCATTTCATCAAAGAAATTCCGAGGGTTAACGGCTTTGTTGGCGAGGAGATAAAAAGTGGCAGAATAGACCCTGCGTTAGTTTCAGCCATTGAAGACGAAGAGATTGTAAAACTGAAAAGCCAGATTCAAGAGGGTACTCTCAAGCCGAAACTCAACATATCTTTTGAGCAGGGCGAGACCGTTCAAGTCGTGGAAGGTCCCTTTGCCAACCTCTCGGGAGTGATTAGGGAAATCAATCCGGAAAAAGGCAAGGTTCTTATTTCCGTAAGTATTTTCGGCAGGTCAACCCCGATAGAGTTGGACTTTAATCAAATAGAGCAAATGTAA
- the secE gene encoding preprotein translocase subunit SecE: protein MQNYLKKAVQYLKDVEIEFWKISWPDRPGTVRATAIVLAVSVLFTVILAIADYLFSTLIGLILS, encoded by the coding sequence TTGCAGAATTACTTGAAAAAGGCTGTTCAATATCTGAAAGATGTTGAGATTGAGTTTTGGAAAATATCGTGGCCGGACCGTCCCGGCACTGTCAGGGCAACCGCTATTGTGCTTGCCGTTTCAGTATTGTTTACGGTCATTCTTGCGATTGCCGATTACCTGTTCTCAACACTGATCGGTTTGATACTGTCTTGA